The Gorilla gorilla gorilla isolate KB3781 chromosome 17, NHGRI_mGorGor1-v2.1_pri, whole genome shotgun sequence genome contains a region encoding:
- the LOC129528259 gene encoding SH3 domain-containing kinase-binding protein 1-like has product MAATAPDILSLHSSIPSRKEEEQQHKRPSHLPLSGQREKSVSHRLSVYCPILLNLEGFDSVVSSTEKLSHPTTSRPKATGRRPPSQSLTSSSLSSPDIFDSPCPEEDKEEHISLAHRGVDASKKTSKTVTISQVSDNKASLPPKPGTMAAGGGGPAPLSSAAPSPLSSSLGTAGHRANSPSLFSTEGKPKMEPAASSQATVEELRTQVRELRSIIETMKDQQKREIKQLLSELDEEKKIRLRLQMEVNDIKKALQSK; this is encoded by the exons atggctgccacagctccagACATCCTGTCCTTACACAGTAGCATCCCAAGCAGGAAAGAAGAGGAACAGCAGCACAAAAGGCCTTCTCACTTGCCTCTCTCTGGACAGAGAGAAAAATCTGTTTCCCACAGGCTCTCAGTATACTGCCCTATATTGCTCA acTTAGAAGGTTTTGACTCCGTGGTATCATCTACTGAGAAACTCAGTCATCCGACCACAAGCAGACCAAAAGCTACAGGGAGGCGGCCTCCGTCCCAGTCCCTCACATCT TCATCCCTTTCAAGCCCTGATATCTTCGACTCCCCATGTCCCGAAGAGGATAAGGAGGAACACATTTCACTTGCGCACAGAGGAGTGGATGCGTCAAAGAAAACTTCCAAGACTGTTACCATATCCCAA GTGTCTGACAACAAAGCATCCCTGCCGCCCAAGCCAGGGACCATGGCAGCAGGTGGCGGTGGGCCAGCCCCTCTGTCCTCAGCGGCGCCCTCCCCCCTGTCATCCTCTTTGGGAACAGCTGGACACAGAGCCAACTCCCCGTCTCTGTTCAGCACGGAAGGAAAACCAAAGATGGAGCCTGCGGCCAGCAGCCAGGCGACCGTGGAGGAGCTAAGGACACAGGTCCGCGAGCTGAGGAGCATCATCGAGACCATGAAGGACCAGCAGAA ACGAGAGATTAAACAGTTATTGTCTGAGTTggatgaagagaagaaaatccGGCTTCGGTTGCAG atgGAAGTGAACGACATAAAGAAAGCTCTACAATCAAAATGA